The Osmerus eperlanus chromosome 12, fOsmEpe2.1, whole genome shotgun sequence genome has a segment encoding these proteins:
- the srcin1b gene encoding SRC kinase signaling inhibitor 1 isoform X2, with the protein MQSFRGITTPWVAGELPVASPESNNGGLASSLDRRHTSIATKSLEALTNIHKADIERQRDAFMDLQKNKYPNSPSNMSQGSAPCGRQQQQPNYWSFKARTPRVTRPNPTQLALADQASRVSFASAESLETMSEADIPLGFNRMNRLRQSLPLARSSSQAKLRAPGILFLQLGEETRRVHLTHELTSLETLRALIVHMFPQRLTMAMLRCPSTALLIKDETRNVFYELEDPRDVQDRCVIKIYCKEPTYGTYPGHHNPHMANGDLRREMVYAPQDSPPNRRLSNPPSSSASPPSGSPSRVRLLYSGGRPSSYAGPPHPQGQPHTHSLPHPHHHSSPGGHGGPHHHPQHPQHPQHPHHPQHPQHHQQHHTQGGFCPSPSAILERRDVKPDEEVGGSRSVVLLRGDGGVGGGIYADPYTLSQDGGRLSLAGPHSPLPSRVDPYGSLYRRGGGGGGGGPGPGSVRSLTSYSAAALQGELMESGALYRPGGPLYNDTYAASMLAMGFRVPPSSSPQKIPDMRDSYSGTMPGRGSPGRQTLRRDSVTSSVFGESPKSRGQGPGLGLGPDQLCLMAGLGGEGGGGAPGFSSPLPGNETETRERMEAMEKQIASLTGLLQSVLSRGPDADSPEKIETASDCSGTDPGRLKKEKALTPLAPLALMPPPPTGASQPITVSRLQMQVHLQGLQHNTNALRKQLSQLRNIQLENQDSVQSLLRQTESELSLMMLDAMRTQEDPLQRQRLLVEEERLKYLNQEELLIQQLHDLEKSVEELQRNSSVNHGLVTEQEVEQKSKELRTLGETLTALKNQFPSLQSKMRVVLRVEVEAVKFLKEEPHRLDALLKRCNTMTDTLTTLRSVLYPPCMYRQVTEGMWKGPEDVSSQSAKRAEDMGRGSDLDMLSSPPLSLNDLGGSASLANWMPMSGSDPDALGPEQDSQPATTYRSRALDELPSRRADKSVSAEVRLAAERDWEEKRASLTQFSAQDINRLLEETQAELMKAIPDLDFAARQINKPVVPPKPQMTPITSTSMTTAATTAIASTTTTSSSSTTTGVDQQQSKVQMTAQKLEGGSRRGSAELTVTRYRTEKPSKSPPPPPPRRSFPSAHGITTNRTGEVIVTTKSLMPESEDGEVPKTLVKLRRTPCDAPRPASTPPVIAASAIKDEDDEEKIIAELETVSNSPGPTKGPQPTVAARLKHLQQGSLERPKTRKQKEDFPKIQGQQQVFHF; encoded by the exons cAACAGCCAAACTACTGGAGCTTCAAG GCCCGAACCCCTCGCGTGACCCGACCCAACCCCACACAGCTGGCTCTAGCCGACCAGGCCAGCAGGGTATCCTTCGCCTCCGCAGAGAGTCTGGAGACCATGTCGGAGGCAGACATCCCCCTCGGGTTCAACAGGATGAACCGCCTTCGCCAGAGCCTGCCTCTGGCTCGCTCCTCCAGCCAGGCCAAGCTCCGGGCGCCAG GCATCTTGTTCCTCCAGTTgggagaggagaccaggagggtgCACCTGACCCACGAGCTGACGAGCCTGGAGACCCTGAGGGCTCTCATCGTTCACATGTTCCCCCAGAGGCTCACCATGGCTATGCTCAG GTGCCCCAGCACAGCACTGCTCATCAAAGATGAGACACGCAACGTCTTCTATGAGTTGGAGGACCCACGAGACGTCCAGGATCGCTGTGTCATCAAGATCTACTGCAAGGAGCCCACTTATGGCACTTATCCTGGGCACCACAACCCACATATGGCTAATGGGGACCTccgg AGGGAAATGGTGTATGCACCCCAGGACTCCCCACCCAACCGTCGTCTCagcaaccccccctcctcctcagcctcgcCCCCCTCCGGATCCCCGTCCCGTGTCCGCCTCCTCTACAGCGGTGGCCGACCCTCCTCCTACGCcggcccccctcaccctcagggccaaccccacacccactccctccctcacccgcaCCACCACTCCTCCCCCGGGGGCCACGGAGGGCCACACCatcacccccagcacccccaacacccccaacacccccaccaTCCCCAGCACCCCCAGCACCACCAACAACACCACACCCAGGGCGgtttctgcccctcccccagcgcAATCCTGGAACGTCGGGATGTGAAACCGGACGAGGAGGTGGGCGGATCCCGCAGTGTGGTGCTCCTGAGGGGTGACGGTGGGGTCGGGGGAGGGATCTACGCCGACCCCTACACCCTGAGCCAGGACGGGGGGCGCCTGAGCCTCGCCggaccccactcccccctcccctccagggtgGACCCCTACGGCTCTCTGTACCGCCgcgggggaggaggcgggggtggaggcCCGGGTCCCGGATCAGTGCGTTCCCTCACGTCCTACTCTGCAGCAGCCCTACAAGGCGAGTTGATGGAAAGCGGCGCCCTCTACAGGCCCGGAGGACCTTTGTATAACGACACCTACGCAGCCTCTATGCTCGCCATGGGGTTCCGGGTGCCACCCTCTTCGAGCCCGCAGAAGATCCCCGACATGAGGGACTCATATTCGGGCACCATGCCTGGCCGAGGATCCCCTGGAAGGCAGACCCTGCGGAGGGACTCGGTGACGTCCTCCGTGTTTGGGGAGAGTCCCAAGTCCAGGGGCCAGGGGCCCGGCCTGGGTTTGGGGCCTGATCAGCTGTGTCTGATggctgggctgggaggggagggagggggcggagctccaGGCTTCAGCTCACCTCTACCAGGCAACGAGACAGAGACCAG GGAGCGCATGGAAGCGATGGAGAAGCAGATAGCCAGTCTGACTGGTCTACTGCAGAGCGTACTGAGCAGGGGACCAGATGCAGACAGccc TGAGAAGATTGAGACTGCCAGTGACTGTTCTGGGACAGACC CTGGACggttaaaaaaagagaaag CTCTCACCCCATTGGCTCCCCTGGCCCTGATGCCACCTCCGCCCACGGGGgcctcacagccaatcacagtgtCACGGCTTCAGATGCAGGTCCACCTGCAAGGCCTGCAGCACAACACCAACGCACTGCGTAAACAACTGTCCCAGCTGCGCAACatacag CTGGAGAACCAGGACTCGGTTCAGTCCCTGCTGAGGCAGACTGAGTCCGAGCTGAGCCTGATGATGCTGGACGCCATGCGCACCCAGGAGGATCCGCTCCAGAGACAGCGcctcctggtggaggaggagaggctcaaGTACCTCAACCAGGAAGAGTTGCTCATCCAGCAGCTACA TGATCTGGAGAAGTCTGTGGAGGAACTCCAGAGGAACTCGTCGGTGAACCACGGACTGGTGACTGAACAAGAGGTGGAACAGAAGAGCAAAGAGCTGAGGACTCTGGGGGAAACCCTCACAGCTCTCAAGA aCCAATTCCCCAGTCTGCAGAGCAAGATGCGGGTGGTGCTTAGGGTGGAAGTTGAAGCAGTCAAGTTCTTGAAGGAGGAACCACACCGACTTGATGCCCTGCTGAAGCGTTGTAACACCATGACTGACACGCTGACCACCTTACGCAG TGTATTATATCCCCCCTGTATGTACAGACAAGTTACCGAGGGCATGTGGAAGGGCCCAGAGGATGTATCCAGCCAATCAGCCAAGCGTGCCGAGGACATGGGGCGGGGctcagacctggacatgctgtCCAGCCCGCCTCTCAGCCTCAACGACCTCGGGGGCAGTGCCAGCCTGGCCAACTGGATGCCCATGTCAGGCAGTGATCCGGACGCGCTGGGTCCTGAGCAGGACTCCCAGCCAGCGACCACCTACAGGTCCAGAGCTCTGGACGAGCTGCCCAGTCGCCGTGCTGACAAATCAGTGTCCGCGGAGGTCCGACTG GCTGCAGAACGAgactgggaggagaagagggccaGTCTGACCCAATTCAGCGCCCAGGACATCAACCGACTCCTGGAGGAGACCCAGGCCGAACTAATGAAGGCCATCCCAGACCTGGACTTTGCTGCCCGGCAGATCAACAAGCCTGTAGTGCCCCCCAAGCCCCAGATGACCCCTATTACCTCTACATCCATGACCACTGCTGCCACTACTGCTATTGCCTCTACCACTACTACAAGCTCGTCCTCAACTACCACCGGTGTAGACCAGCAGCAGAGTAAGGTTCAGATGACTGCCCAAAAGTTGGAAGGTGGTTCACGTCGTGGTTCAG CGGAGCTGACAGTGACCAGGTATCGCACAGAGAAGCCTTCAAAGTCCccgcctcccccaccacctcgcCGTAGTTTCCCATCAGCCCACGGGATCACCACAAACCGCACCGGGGAGGTTATTGTCACCACCAAGAGTTTAATG CCAGAGTCAGAGGATGGCGAGGTCCCCAAGACCCTGGTGAAGCTCAGGCGGACACCATGTGACGCCCCTCGCCCTGCCTCCACGCCCCCTGTAATCGCCGCTTCAGCGATCAAAGATGAAGATGACGAGGAGAAGATCATAGCTGAACTAGAG ACTGTCAGCAACTCTCCAGGACCAACCAAGGGACCtcagcctactgtagcagccCGACTCAAGCACCTCCAACAGGGCAGTCTGGAGAGGCCCAAGACCAGGAAGCAGAAAGAGGACTTTCCTAAGATCCAGGGCCAGCAACAGGTATTCCATTTCTGA
- the srcin1b gene encoding SRC kinase signaling inhibitor 1 isoform X4: MQSFRGITTPWVAGELPVASPESNNGGLASSLDRRHTSIATKSLEALTNIHKADIERQRDAFMDLQKNKYPNSPSNMSQGSAPCGRQQQQPNYWSFKARTPRVTRPNPTQLALADQASRVSFASAESLETMSEADIPLGFNRMNRLRQSLPLARSSSQAKLRAPGILFLQLGEETRRVHLTHELTSLETLRALIVHMFPQRLTMAMLRCPSTALLIKDETRNVFYELEDPRDVQDRCVIKIYCKEPTYGTYPGHHNPHMANGDLRREMVYAPQDSPPNRRLSNPPSSSASPPSGSPSRVRLLYSGGRPSSYAGPPHPQGQPHTHSLPHPHHHSSPGGHGGPHHHPQHPQHPQHPHHPQHPQHHQQHHTQGGFCPSPSAILERRDVKPDEEVGGSRSVVLLRGDGGVGGGIYADPYTLSQDGGRLSLAGPHSPLPSRVDPYGSLYRRGGGGGGGGPGPGSVRSLTSYSAAALQGELMESGALYRPGGPLYNDTYAASMLAMGFRVPPSSSPQKIPDMRDSYSGTMPGRGSPGRQTLRRDSVTSSVFGESPKSRGQGPGLGLGPDQLCLMAGLGGEGGGGAPGFSSPLPGNETETRERMEAMEKQIASLTGLLQSVLSRGPDADSPEKIETASDCSGTDPLTPLAPLALMPPPPTGASQPITVSRLQMQVHLQGLQHNTNALRKQLSQLRNIQLENQDSVQSLLRQTESELSLMMLDAMRTQEDPLQRQRLLVEEERLKYLNQEELLIQQLHDLEKSVEELQRNSSVNHGLVTEQEVEQKSKELRTLGETLTALKNQFPSLQSKMRVVLRVEVEAVKFLKEEPHRLDALLKRCNTMTDTLTTLRRQVTEGMWKGPEDVSSQSAKRAEDMGRGSDLDMLSSPPLSLNDLGGSASLANWMPMSGSDPDALGPEQDSQPATTYRSRALDELPSRRADKSVSAEVRLAAERDWEEKRASLTQFSAQDINRLLEETQAELMKAIPDLDFAARQINKPVVPPKPQMTPITSTSMTTAATTAIASTTTTSSSSTTTGVDQQQSKVQMTAQKLEGGSRRGSAELTVTRYRTEKPSKSPPPPPPRRSFPSAHGITTNRTGEVIVTTKSLMKPESEDGEVPKTLVKLRRTPCDAPRPASTPPVIAASAIKDEDDEEKIIAELETVSNSPGPTKGPQPTVAARLKHLQQGSLERPKTRKQKEDFPKIQGQQQVFHF; this comes from the exons cAACAGCCAAACTACTGGAGCTTCAAG GCCCGAACCCCTCGCGTGACCCGACCCAACCCCACACAGCTGGCTCTAGCCGACCAGGCCAGCAGGGTATCCTTCGCCTCCGCAGAGAGTCTGGAGACCATGTCGGAGGCAGACATCCCCCTCGGGTTCAACAGGATGAACCGCCTTCGCCAGAGCCTGCCTCTGGCTCGCTCCTCCAGCCAGGCCAAGCTCCGGGCGCCAG GCATCTTGTTCCTCCAGTTgggagaggagaccaggagggtgCACCTGACCCACGAGCTGACGAGCCTGGAGACCCTGAGGGCTCTCATCGTTCACATGTTCCCCCAGAGGCTCACCATGGCTATGCTCAG GTGCCCCAGCACAGCACTGCTCATCAAAGATGAGACACGCAACGTCTTCTATGAGTTGGAGGACCCACGAGACGTCCAGGATCGCTGTGTCATCAAGATCTACTGCAAGGAGCCCACTTATGGCACTTATCCTGGGCACCACAACCCACATATGGCTAATGGGGACCTccgg AGGGAAATGGTGTATGCACCCCAGGACTCCCCACCCAACCGTCGTCTCagcaaccccccctcctcctcagcctcgcCCCCCTCCGGATCCCCGTCCCGTGTCCGCCTCCTCTACAGCGGTGGCCGACCCTCCTCCTACGCcggcccccctcaccctcagggccaaccccacacccactccctccctcacccgcaCCACCACTCCTCCCCCGGGGGCCACGGAGGGCCACACCatcacccccagcacccccaacacccccaacacccccaccaTCCCCAGCACCCCCAGCACCACCAACAACACCACACCCAGGGCGgtttctgcccctcccccagcgcAATCCTGGAACGTCGGGATGTGAAACCGGACGAGGAGGTGGGCGGATCCCGCAGTGTGGTGCTCCTGAGGGGTGACGGTGGGGTCGGGGGAGGGATCTACGCCGACCCCTACACCCTGAGCCAGGACGGGGGGCGCCTGAGCCTCGCCggaccccactcccccctcccctccagggtgGACCCCTACGGCTCTCTGTACCGCCgcgggggaggaggcgggggtggaggcCCGGGTCCCGGATCAGTGCGTTCCCTCACGTCCTACTCTGCAGCAGCCCTACAAGGCGAGTTGATGGAAAGCGGCGCCCTCTACAGGCCCGGAGGACCTTTGTATAACGACACCTACGCAGCCTCTATGCTCGCCATGGGGTTCCGGGTGCCACCCTCTTCGAGCCCGCAGAAGATCCCCGACATGAGGGACTCATATTCGGGCACCATGCCTGGCCGAGGATCCCCTGGAAGGCAGACCCTGCGGAGGGACTCGGTGACGTCCTCCGTGTTTGGGGAGAGTCCCAAGTCCAGGGGCCAGGGGCCCGGCCTGGGTTTGGGGCCTGATCAGCTGTGTCTGATggctgggctgggaggggagggagggggcggagctccaGGCTTCAGCTCACCTCTACCAGGCAACGAGACAGAGACCAG GGAGCGCATGGAAGCGATGGAGAAGCAGATAGCCAGTCTGACTGGTCTACTGCAGAGCGTACTGAGCAGGGGACCAGATGCAGACAGccc TGAGAAGATTGAGACTGCCAGTGACTGTTCTGGGACAGACC CTCTCACCCCATTGGCTCCCCTGGCCCTGATGCCACCTCCGCCCACGGGGgcctcacagccaatcacagtgtCACGGCTTCAGATGCAGGTCCACCTGCAAGGCCTGCAGCACAACACCAACGCACTGCGTAAACAACTGTCCCAGCTGCGCAACatacag CTGGAGAACCAGGACTCGGTTCAGTCCCTGCTGAGGCAGACTGAGTCCGAGCTGAGCCTGATGATGCTGGACGCCATGCGCACCCAGGAGGATCCGCTCCAGAGACAGCGcctcctggtggaggaggagaggctcaaGTACCTCAACCAGGAAGAGTTGCTCATCCAGCAGCTACA TGATCTGGAGAAGTCTGTGGAGGAACTCCAGAGGAACTCGTCGGTGAACCACGGACTGGTGACTGAACAAGAGGTGGAACAGAAGAGCAAAGAGCTGAGGACTCTGGGGGAAACCCTCACAGCTCTCAAGA aCCAATTCCCCAGTCTGCAGAGCAAGATGCGGGTGGTGCTTAGGGTGGAAGTTGAAGCAGTCAAGTTCTTGAAGGAGGAACCACACCGACTTGATGCCCTGCTGAAGCGTTGTAACACCATGACTGACACGCTGACCACCTTACGCAG ACAAGTTACCGAGGGCATGTGGAAGGGCCCAGAGGATGTATCCAGCCAATCAGCCAAGCGTGCCGAGGACATGGGGCGGGGctcagacctggacatgctgtCCAGCCCGCCTCTCAGCCTCAACGACCTCGGGGGCAGTGCCAGCCTGGCCAACTGGATGCCCATGTCAGGCAGTGATCCGGACGCGCTGGGTCCTGAGCAGGACTCCCAGCCAGCGACCACCTACAGGTCCAGAGCTCTGGACGAGCTGCCCAGTCGCCGTGCTGACAAATCAGTGTCCGCGGAGGTCCGACTG GCTGCAGAACGAgactgggaggagaagagggccaGTCTGACCCAATTCAGCGCCCAGGACATCAACCGACTCCTGGAGGAGACCCAGGCCGAACTAATGAAGGCCATCCCAGACCTGGACTTTGCTGCCCGGCAGATCAACAAGCCTGTAGTGCCCCCCAAGCCCCAGATGACCCCTATTACCTCTACATCCATGACCACTGCTGCCACTACTGCTATTGCCTCTACCACTACTACAAGCTCGTCCTCAACTACCACCGGTGTAGACCAGCAGCAGAGTAAGGTTCAGATGACTGCCCAAAAGTTGGAAGGTGGTTCACGTCGTGGTTCAG CGGAGCTGACAGTGACCAGGTATCGCACAGAGAAGCCTTCAAAGTCCccgcctcccccaccacctcgcCGTAGTTTCCCATCAGCCCACGGGATCACCACAAACCGCACCGGGGAGGTTATTGTCACCACCAAGAGTTTAATG AAGCCAGAGTCAGAGGATGGCGAGGTCCCCAAGACCCTGGTGAAGCTCAGGCGGACACCATGTGACGCCCCTCGCCCTGCCTCCACGCCCCCTGTAATCGCCGCTTCAGCGATCAAAGATGAAGATGACGAGGAGAAGATCATAGCTGAACTAGAG ACTGTCAGCAACTCTCCAGGACCAACCAAGGGACCtcagcctactgtagcagccCGACTCAAGCACCTCCAACAGGGCAGTCTGGAGAGGCCCAAGACCAGGAAGCAGAAAGAGGACTTTCCTAAGATCCAGGGCCAGCAACAGGTATTCCATTTCTGA
- the srcin1b gene encoding SRC kinase signaling inhibitor 1 isoform X3, with product MQSFRGITTPWVAGELPVASPESNNGGLASSLDRRHTSIATKSLEALTNIHKADIERQRDAFMDLQKNKYPNSPSNMSQGSAPCGRQQQQPNYWSFKARTPRVTRPNPTQLALADQASRVSFASAESLETMSEADIPLGFNRMNRLRQSLPLARSSSQAKLRAPGILFLQLGEETRRVHLTHELTSLETLRALIVHMFPQRLTMAMLRCPSTALLIKDETRNVFYELEDPRDVQDRCVIKIYCKEPTYGTYPGHHNPHMANGDLRREMVYAPQDSPPNRRLSNPPSSSASPPSGSPSRVRLLYSGGRPSSYAGPPHPQGQPHTHSLPHPHHHSSPGGHGGPHHHPQHPQHPQHPHHPQHPQHHQQHHTQGGFCPSPSAILERRDVKPDEEVGGSRSVVLLRGDGGVGGGIYADPYTLSQDGGRLSLAGPHSPLPSRVDPYGSLYRRGGGGGGGGPGPGSVRSLTSYSAAALQGELMESGALYRPGGPLYNDTYAASMLAMGFRVPPSSSPQKIPDMRDSYSGTMPGRGSPGRQTLRRDSVTSSVFGESPKSRGQGPGLGLGPDQLCLMAGLGGEGGGGAPGFSSPLPGNETETRERMEAMEKQIASLTGLLQSVLSRGPDADSPEKIETASDCSGTDPGRLKKEKALTPLAPLALMPPPPTGASQPITVSRLQMQVHLQGLQHNTNALRKQLSQLRNIQLENQDSVQSLLRQTESELSLMMLDAMRTQEDPLQRQRLLVEEERLKYLNQEELLIQQLHDLEKSVEELQRNSSVNHGLVTEQEVEQKSKELRTLGETLTALKNQFPSLQSKMRVVLRVEVEAVKFLKEEPHRLDALLKRCNTMTDTLTTLRRQVTEGMWKGPEDVSSQSAKRAEDMGRGSDLDMLSSPPLSLNDLGGSASLANWMPMSGSDPDALGPEQDSQPATTYRSRALDELPSRRADKSVSAEVRLAAERDWEEKRASLTQFSAQDINRLLEETQAELMKAIPDLDFAARQINKPVVPPKPQMTPITSTSMTTAATTAIASTTTTSSSSTTTGVDQQQSKVQMTAQKLEGGSRRGSAELTVTRYRTEKPSKSPPPPPPRRSFPSAHGITTNRTGEVIVTTKSLMKPESEDGEVPKTLVKLRRTPCDAPRPASTPPVIAASAIKDEDDEEKIIAELETVSNSPGPTKGPQPTVAARLKHLQQGSLERPKTRKQKEDFPKIQGQQQVFHF from the exons cAACAGCCAAACTACTGGAGCTTCAAG GCCCGAACCCCTCGCGTGACCCGACCCAACCCCACACAGCTGGCTCTAGCCGACCAGGCCAGCAGGGTATCCTTCGCCTCCGCAGAGAGTCTGGAGACCATGTCGGAGGCAGACATCCCCCTCGGGTTCAACAGGATGAACCGCCTTCGCCAGAGCCTGCCTCTGGCTCGCTCCTCCAGCCAGGCCAAGCTCCGGGCGCCAG GCATCTTGTTCCTCCAGTTgggagaggagaccaggagggtgCACCTGACCCACGAGCTGACGAGCCTGGAGACCCTGAGGGCTCTCATCGTTCACATGTTCCCCCAGAGGCTCACCATGGCTATGCTCAG GTGCCCCAGCACAGCACTGCTCATCAAAGATGAGACACGCAACGTCTTCTATGAGTTGGAGGACCCACGAGACGTCCAGGATCGCTGTGTCATCAAGATCTACTGCAAGGAGCCCACTTATGGCACTTATCCTGGGCACCACAACCCACATATGGCTAATGGGGACCTccgg AGGGAAATGGTGTATGCACCCCAGGACTCCCCACCCAACCGTCGTCTCagcaaccccccctcctcctcagcctcgcCCCCCTCCGGATCCCCGTCCCGTGTCCGCCTCCTCTACAGCGGTGGCCGACCCTCCTCCTACGCcggcccccctcaccctcagggccaaccccacacccactccctccctcacccgcaCCACCACTCCTCCCCCGGGGGCCACGGAGGGCCACACCatcacccccagcacccccaacacccccaacacccccaccaTCCCCAGCACCCCCAGCACCACCAACAACACCACACCCAGGGCGgtttctgcccctcccccagcgcAATCCTGGAACGTCGGGATGTGAAACCGGACGAGGAGGTGGGCGGATCCCGCAGTGTGGTGCTCCTGAGGGGTGACGGTGGGGTCGGGGGAGGGATCTACGCCGACCCCTACACCCTGAGCCAGGACGGGGGGCGCCTGAGCCTCGCCggaccccactcccccctcccctccagggtgGACCCCTACGGCTCTCTGTACCGCCgcgggggaggaggcgggggtggaggcCCGGGTCCCGGATCAGTGCGTTCCCTCACGTCCTACTCTGCAGCAGCCCTACAAGGCGAGTTGATGGAAAGCGGCGCCCTCTACAGGCCCGGAGGACCTTTGTATAACGACACCTACGCAGCCTCTATGCTCGCCATGGGGTTCCGGGTGCCACCCTCTTCGAGCCCGCAGAAGATCCCCGACATGAGGGACTCATATTCGGGCACCATGCCTGGCCGAGGATCCCCTGGAAGGCAGACCCTGCGGAGGGACTCGGTGACGTCCTCCGTGTTTGGGGAGAGTCCCAAGTCCAGGGGCCAGGGGCCCGGCCTGGGTTTGGGGCCTGATCAGCTGTGTCTGATggctgggctgggaggggagggagggggcggagctccaGGCTTCAGCTCACCTCTACCAGGCAACGAGACAGAGACCAG GGAGCGCATGGAAGCGATGGAGAAGCAGATAGCCAGTCTGACTGGTCTACTGCAGAGCGTACTGAGCAGGGGACCAGATGCAGACAGccc TGAGAAGATTGAGACTGCCAGTGACTGTTCTGGGACAGACC CTGGACggttaaaaaaagagaaag CTCTCACCCCATTGGCTCCCCTGGCCCTGATGCCACCTCCGCCCACGGGGgcctcacagccaatcacagtgtCACGGCTTCAGATGCAGGTCCACCTGCAAGGCCTGCAGCACAACACCAACGCACTGCGTAAACAACTGTCCCAGCTGCGCAACatacag CTGGAGAACCAGGACTCGGTTCAGTCCCTGCTGAGGCAGACTGAGTCCGAGCTGAGCCTGATGATGCTGGACGCCATGCGCACCCAGGAGGATCCGCTCCAGAGACAGCGcctcctggtggaggaggagaggctcaaGTACCTCAACCAGGAAGAGTTGCTCATCCAGCAGCTACA TGATCTGGAGAAGTCTGTGGAGGAACTCCAGAGGAACTCGTCGGTGAACCACGGACTGGTGACTGAACAAGAGGTGGAACAGAAGAGCAAAGAGCTGAGGACTCTGGGGGAAACCCTCACAGCTCTCAAGA aCCAATTCCCCAGTCTGCAGAGCAAGATGCGGGTGGTGCTTAGGGTGGAAGTTGAAGCAGTCAAGTTCTTGAAGGAGGAACCACACCGACTTGATGCCCTGCTGAAGCGTTGTAACACCATGACTGACACGCTGACCACCTTACGCAG ACAAGTTACCGAGGGCATGTGGAAGGGCCCAGAGGATGTATCCAGCCAATCAGCCAAGCGTGCCGAGGACATGGGGCGGGGctcagacctggacatgctgtCCAGCCCGCCTCTCAGCCTCAACGACCTCGGGGGCAGTGCCAGCCTGGCCAACTGGATGCCCATGTCAGGCAGTGATCCGGACGCGCTGGGTCCTGAGCAGGACTCCCAGCCAGCGACCACCTACAGGTCCAGAGCTCTGGACGAGCTGCCCAGTCGCCGTGCTGACAAATCAGTGTCCGCGGAGGTCCGACTG GCTGCAGAACGAgactgggaggagaagagggccaGTCTGACCCAATTCAGCGCCCAGGACATCAACCGACTCCTGGAGGAGACCCAGGCCGAACTAATGAAGGCCATCCCAGACCTGGACTTTGCTGCCCGGCAGATCAACAAGCCTGTAGTGCCCCCCAAGCCCCAGATGACCCCTATTACCTCTACATCCATGACCACTGCTGCCACTACTGCTATTGCCTCTACCACTACTACAAGCTCGTCCTCAACTACCACCGGTGTAGACCAGCAGCAGAGTAAGGTTCAGATGACTGCCCAAAAGTTGGAAGGTGGTTCACGTCGTGGTTCAG CGGAGCTGACAGTGACCAGGTATCGCACAGAGAAGCCTTCAAAGTCCccgcctcccccaccacctcgcCGTAGTTTCCCATCAGCCCACGGGATCACCACAAACCGCACCGGGGAGGTTATTGTCACCACCAAGAGTTTAATG AAGCCAGAGTCAGAGGATGGCGAGGTCCCCAAGACCCTGGTGAAGCTCAGGCGGACACCATGTGACGCCCCTCGCCCTGCCTCCACGCCCCCTGTAATCGCCGCTTCAGCGATCAAAGATGAAGATGACGAGGAGAAGATCATAGCTGAACTAGAG ACTGTCAGCAACTCTCCAGGACCAACCAAGGGACCtcagcctactgtagcagccCGACTCAAGCACCTCCAACAGGGCAGTCTGGAGAGGCCCAAGACCAGGAAGCAGAAAGAGGACTTTCCTAAGATCCAGGGCCAGCAACAGGTATTCCATTTCTGA